The proteins below are encoded in one region of Stieleria sp. JC731:
- a CDS encoding fumarylacetoacetate hydrolase family protein produces MKLAKFIDSSDSVRFGRVIENELIPLVASDEYPTLAAIIAAPSPAEAVDSLATEDAIAISPAVRWLPPIDQQEVWAAGVTYKRSQTARMEESEAAASCYDRVYNADRPELFFKATPHRVAGHLQPLRIRSDATWNVPEPEITLVLNPSMDIVGLTVGNDMSSRDIEGENPLYLPQAKCYDQCAGLGPWVVLFDSLPAPSELQVDLKIERDGEVVFDQQTAGDQMARTFTDLVGWLAKDNSFPAGAFLMTGTGIVPTSDFTLLPGDQVHISIAGVGTLSNPIVQG; encoded by the coding sequence ATGAAGTTAGCAAAATTTATCGACTCTTCCGACTCGGTGCGATTCGGTCGCGTCATCGAAAACGAATTAATTCCGCTGGTTGCTAGCGACGAATATCCGACCTTGGCTGCGATTATCGCCGCTCCCTCTCCAGCAGAGGCCGTGGATAGTCTTGCGACCGAAGATGCGATCGCCATCTCCCCGGCAGTGCGATGGCTGCCACCGATCGATCAGCAAGAGGTGTGGGCGGCAGGCGTGACCTATAAACGTAGCCAGACCGCTCGGATGGAAGAGTCTGAGGCTGCCGCTTCATGTTACGATCGAGTTTACAACGCGGATCGCCCCGAATTGTTTTTTAAAGCGACGCCGCACCGAGTTGCGGGGCATTTGCAGCCTCTTCGCATCCGTTCCGATGCGACTTGGAACGTTCCTGAGCCCGAAATTACCCTAGTTTTAAATCCATCGATGGACATTGTCGGTTTAACCGTCGGCAATGATATGAGTTCCCGCGACATCGAAGGTGAAAACCCGCTGTATCTGCCACAGGCGAAATGCTACGACCAATGTGCCGGACTTGGGCCATGGGTCGTCCTGTTCGATTCGTTACCCGCACCAAGCGAACTTCAGGTTGATCTAAAAATCGAGCGAGACGGCGAGGTTGTGTTTGATCAACAAACAGCCGGTGATCAGATGGCCCGAACGTTTACCGATTTGGTCGGTTGGCTTGCCAAAGACAACTCATTTCCTGCCGGTGCGTTCTTGATGACCGGAACCGGAATCGTCCCGACAAGCGACTTTACACTGCTTCCCGGTGATCAGGTCCACATATCGATTGCTGGTGTCGGAACCCTCAGCAATCCCATCGTCCAAGGTTAG
- a CDS encoding CRTAC1 family protein — translation MNRVSILFLRNLTETGFMYRNHFAVFAMCMLTAVGTSSGCRKKPANTNGTTPSVSGESEATLVKLNSALAATENLEADQAVQLWQQLGQVLPEDPSVELNRALASVLRVDQLTGIATDSVKSKEEQKAARSKLPSAIDTARSAIEAYSIVSGDEVTKLWLAARIDAHEAALLGATIGKSLRKELLNRLTTAIAGKTGGAPQAVILGGPYIELLDKMSDPVDGLPAEIQSPAMKTLKRLSDSNPDNLFIAMQALRLAIDSRDKSAGDLVDRTWELATAVEPTLSAYTKPIGIEPQELAERIKTAIQDGDWAKADQSYVLWSNVLNPLEIVRADRRRANPHPLDRLNFDAVRRLSSAITQDNPLARAKQPISFSETVFETGGSVVATLPIDFDLDLDLDLAVITSDGKLQLIENDNTQWTSYASLQLENQPSGMIAADLFMVDSSDTDRIKQSQAASTPEQQDYSSKARHNTFQGFVLFGESGVQMVRIDARSETAADQRLAFLEGDTGLQTVGTVTAATTGDLEGDGDLDLILATKDNGIRVFINRGNRTFFEAPVKTSTVPADDAIADMTIGDLDRDIDLDVIAIHASGRISQLENLLHLQFRHREIKQVPALKVSESDPALTVSIQDVDSNVGWDIVATSSQQSLVALGNSSDIGVWAVDRVETGKGFSNRPAIADFDGDSYLEILGGSSAVRLGPWGIAELESKPAIPSSPIAAGDWNADGKIDAVAWEDQLQVLTNKIGSKPGFVKVRFKGIADNAAASGRVNHYAIGSVLELRSGPYYRSQIVTSPETYFGLDGLTTIDNIRVIMPNGLTQTLTSPKINTVVEEEQTLKGSCPYLYSWDGEKLAFQTDCLWAAPLGLQVAAGVVQKDRPWEYLKLNSDSIAKTADGYYDLRLTEELWEVAYVDHVELIAVDRPEDVEIWTNEKVGPPTIAEPTVFAFDQNDRFPLHSATDTSGTDVTAKLSNADENYVQGFDRRLRQGLCPPHWIDLDFGDRAAKELQKAKDERRVCVILRGWILPTDTSLNIQIDQNPELPAIEFPSVWVPKESGSSEWNQAIAFMGFPGGKTKTIIVDVTDHLLRNDPRVRIRTSAQIYWDSASLAITSLDADVIERPLPIDAATLTYHGFSARSKTDSTRPELYDYADASQTPKWPPLRGAVSNFGDCTEKLAAWDDRMVVISGGDEIRMKFRAPENDPPEGYRRDFILHCVGWDKDADLNTLTGQSIGPLPIREMSSYPPTIESAPQFQSVAEEHEASRRRRQSFRAFWKRGDVPAQSFIPSDL, via the coding sequence ATGAATCGAGTTTCAATTCTTTTCTTGCGGAACCTGACCGAGACCGGATTTATGTACAGAAACCACTTTGCCGTGTTCGCGATGTGCATGCTGACCGCAGTCGGGACCAGCAGCGGCTGTCGCAAGAAACCGGCAAATACAAACGGTACCACGCCCAGCGTTTCGGGTGAATCCGAGGCAACGCTTGTCAAATTAAACAGTGCGTTGGCCGCTACAGAGAATCTAGAAGCCGATCAAGCCGTCCAATTGTGGCAACAGCTCGGTCAGGTGTTGCCAGAGGATCCGTCTGTCGAACTCAATCGGGCTCTCGCGTCGGTCCTTCGAGTCGACCAGTTGACCGGAATCGCGACCGATTCGGTGAAATCCAAAGAGGAGCAAAAGGCGGCTCGGTCAAAACTTCCATCGGCGATCGATACCGCCCGTTCGGCAATCGAAGCTTACTCGATCGTTTCGGGCGACGAAGTCACCAAGCTATGGCTCGCCGCTCGAATTGACGCGCACGAGGCGGCCCTTTTGGGAGCCACCATTGGCAAGTCGCTTCGCAAAGAGCTACTCAATCGCTTGACCACCGCCATCGCAGGAAAGACAGGCGGTGCGCCACAAGCAGTCATTCTTGGCGGCCCATACATCGAACTGCTGGACAAGATGTCCGACCCTGTTGATGGCCTGCCTGCGGAGATTCAAAGTCCCGCGATGAAAACGCTCAAGCGGCTTTCGGATTCGAATCCAGACAACCTATTCATCGCAATGCAGGCGCTTCGTTTGGCAATCGACAGTCGCGACAAGTCTGCGGGTGATCTGGTCGATCGCACATGGGAATTGGCCACCGCTGTCGAACCGACCTTGAGTGCCTACACCAAACCGATTGGCATCGAACCGCAAGAGCTTGCCGAGCGAATCAAAACGGCAATCCAAGACGGCGATTGGGCAAAGGCTGATCAGTCCTACGTCTTGTGGTCCAATGTGCTAAATCCGCTTGAGATCGTTCGTGCGGATCGTCGACGTGCAAACCCGCACCCTTTGGATCGTTTGAATTTCGATGCTGTACGGCGTCTTTCTTCGGCCATTACCCAAGACAATCCCCTGGCACGGGCAAAACAGCCAATCAGCTTTTCTGAAACGGTCTTCGAAACAGGCGGCTCAGTCGTGGCAACACTGCCGATCGACTTTGACCTGGACCTGGACTTGGATCTGGCTGTCATCACATCCGACGGCAAGTTGCAGCTGATCGAAAACGACAACACTCAGTGGACATCCTACGCCTCGCTTCAGCTTGAGAACCAACCATCGGGAATGATTGCAGCCGACCTATTCATGGTCGACAGCAGTGATACGGACCGAATTAAACAGAGCCAAGCTGCTTCCACACCGGAACAGCAAGACTATTCATCCAAGGCACGGCACAACACGTTTCAAGGATTCGTCCTGTTTGGCGAATCTGGCGTTCAAATGGTGCGGATCGATGCAAGATCTGAAACCGCAGCCGACCAACGTCTAGCATTCTTAGAAGGCGACACCGGACTGCAAACAGTCGGCACGGTCACCGCCGCGACGACAGGCGACCTGGAAGGCGACGGAGACTTGGATTTGATTCTCGCAACGAAAGACAACGGCATCCGTGTCTTTATCAATCGCGGGAACCGAACTTTCTTCGAAGCCCCCGTAAAAACATCAACCGTTCCAGCGGATGATGCGATCGCCGATATGACCATCGGAGACCTTGATCGTGACATCGACCTGGACGTCATCGCGATTCATGCTTCTGGCCGTATCAGCCAGCTTGAGAACCTGCTTCACCTGCAATTTCGTCATCGCGAAATCAAACAAGTTCCTGCGTTAAAAGTAAGCGAAAGCGATCCCGCACTGACCGTTTCGATTCAAGACGTCGATTCGAATGTTGGCTGGGATATTGTCGCGACCAGCAGCCAGCAATCGCTGGTCGCCCTGGGAAATTCATCCGACATCGGTGTCTGGGCGGTCGATCGAGTTGAAACGGGAAAAGGATTTTCAAATCGACCAGCGATCGCAGACTTTGACGGCGATAGCTATCTGGAAATCCTTGGTGGCTCCTCGGCTGTCCGCTTAGGCCCGTGGGGAATTGCTGAGCTGGAAAGCAAACCGGCTATCCCATCGTCCCCGATTGCGGCAGGCGATTGGAACGCGGACGGCAAGATCGACGCGGTCGCATGGGAAGATCAACTGCAAGTCCTGACCAATAAGATCGGATCGAAACCGGGCTTTGTCAAAGTTCGATTCAAAGGTATCGCAGACAACGCCGCAGCCAGTGGCCGCGTCAATCACTACGCGATCGGTTCGGTCTTAGAACTACGCAGTGGGCCCTATTATCGCAGCCAGATAGTGACCAGCCCCGAAACGTACTTCGGACTCGACGGCCTGACCACTATCGACAACATTCGTGTGATCATGCCCAACGGTCTGACTCAAACGTTGACGAGCCCAAAAATCAATACGGTCGTCGAAGAAGAACAAACGCTTAAAGGTTCTTGCCCCTATCTCTATAGCTGGGACGGTGAAAAACTCGCCTTCCAAACCGATTGTCTCTGGGCGGCGCCACTTGGTCTGCAAGTCGCCGCCGGTGTGGTCCAAAAAGATCGCCCCTGGGAATATTTAAAACTCAACAGTGACTCAATCGCGAAAACTGCAGATGGCTATTACGACCTAAGACTTACCGAAGAGCTGTGGGAAGTTGCCTACGTAGATCACGTCGAATTGATCGCAGTCGACCGCCCCGAAGACGTCGAAATCTGGACCAACGAGAAGGTGGGTCCACCAACGATTGCCGAACCGACCGTTTTTGCTTTCGACCAGAACGATCGATTTCCTTTGCATTCTGCAACCGATACGTCTGGCACCGATGTGACCGCCAAACTTTCGAATGCTGACGAAAACTACGTTCAAGGATTTGACCGTCGCTTACGTCAGGGGCTATGTCCGCCGCACTGGATCGATCTCGATTTCGGTGACCGTGCTGCGAAAGAGCTTCAAAAGGCCAAAGACGAGCGCCGTGTCTGTGTGATCCTCCGTGGATGGATTCTTCCGACCGATACTTCGCTGAACATTCAAATCGATCAAAATCCCGAACTGCCGGCGATCGAGTTTCCGTCGGTTTGGGTTCCCAAGGAAAGCGGCTCGAGCGAATGGAATCAAGCGATCGCCTTCATGGGTTTTCCCGGTGGCAAGACGAAAACCATTATCGTTGATGTGACCGATCATCTGCTTCGCAACGACCCGCGAGTACGCATTCGGACGAGTGCGCAAATCTATTGGGATAGCGCGTCACTGGCGATCACCAGTCTTGATGCGGATGTGATCGAACGGCCGCTTCCGATTGATGCCGCGACATTGACGTACCACGGCTTCAGCGCTCGATCGAAAACCGATTCAACGCGTCCCGAACTGTACGACTACGCTGATGCCAGCCAGACCCCGAAATGGCCGCCACTTCGCGGTGCCGTTAGCAACTTCGGCGACTGTACTGAGAAGCTAGCCGCTTGGGATGATCGAATGGTGGTGATCAGTGGCGGTGACGAGATCCGGATGAAGTTCCGAGCCCCAGAGAATGATCCTCCCGAAGGGTATCGCCGTGATTTCATCCTGCACTGCGTGGGATGGGATAAGGACGCCGATCTGAATACCTTAACCGGACAATCCATCGGGCCATTGCCTATTCGTGAGATGAGTTCTTACCCGCCGACGATTGAGTCTGCCCCGCAATTTCAATCTGTCGCAGAAGAACACGAAGCGTCTCGACGCCGCCGGCAATCATTTCGAGCGTTCTGGAAACGAGGCGATGTACCAGCCCAGTCGTTTATCCCGTCAGACCTATAA
- a CDS encoding aldehyde dehydrogenase (NADP(+)) — protein sequence MPAKVLIAGTWRDADFTGTFQATNPNTNEKLATEFPISSWADCDAALDAAVEAAREMRRLPAAKIAEFMECYADKIDAAKDSLTEAAFAETGLAKSPRLADVELPRTSNQLRTAAAACRSGDWAHATVDTATGIRSCLEALGPVCVFGPNNFPFAFGSVSGGDFAAAIAAGNPVIGKANSSHPDTTRIFAELALAAAEETGVPKAIVQLIYRTGHADGERLVSDPRVGATGYTGSRHAGLKLKEAADKAGKPIYLELSSVNPVVILPGAMSSRGDEILNEFTTSALMGTGQFCTNPGLVLLLAGEETEAFIEQVKQRYGGAAPGTLLSPAVASSLKSSVETLCGFGAQLLVGGGETEPGRCALANTLLRASAAQFIDNPEGFQTEAFGNASLIVVADDLEQLCSVIASLEGNLTGCVYSDPAGSDDEAYDKVAFELIPKVGRVLNDKMPTGVAVSAAMNHGGPFPSTGHPGFTAVGVPASLIRFGKLTSYDNVRAGRLPALLGDKNPTGSTFRLIDGAWTTGDVG from the coding sequence ATGCCTGCCAAAGTGTTAATCGCCGGTACTTGGCGTGATGCCGATTTCACCGGAACATTCCAAGCGACCAATCCAAATACGAATGAAAAGTTAGCAACCGAATTCCCGATCAGCTCGTGGGCGGATTGCGATGCGGCTCTTGACGCGGCTGTCGAAGCTGCTCGCGAAATGCGTCGGCTTCCCGCTGCAAAAATAGCGGAGTTCATGGAGTGCTACGCGGACAAGATCGATGCGGCCAAAGACAGCTTGACCGAAGCCGCCTTTGCAGAGACAGGCTTGGCCAAGTCACCTCGATTGGCCGATGTCGAATTGCCACGGACGAGCAACCAGTTGCGCACCGCAGCAGCGGCTTGCCGCAGCGGTGATTGGGCTCACGCGACGGTCGACACCGCGACCGGGATCCGTTCGTGCTTGGAAGCTCTTGGTCCCGTTTGCGTTTTCGGTCCCAACAACTTTCCATTCGCCTTCGGAAGTGTTTCCGGTGGCGACTTTGCAGCAGCGATCGCGGCAGGGAACCCCGTCATTGGAAAGGCAAACAGTTCTCATCCTGATACGACTCGAATCTTCGCCGAACTCGCCTTGGCCGCTGCCGAAGAAACTGGCGTCCCTAAGGCAATCGTTCAGCTGATCTATCGAACCGGTCACGCCGATGGAGAACGCTTGGTTTCCGACCCACGTGTCGGAGCAACGGGTTATACGGGAAGCCGTCACGCAGGTTTGAAACTAAAGGAAGCAGCCGACAAGGCAGGCAAGCCGATCTACTTGGAATTGTCCAGCGTGAATCCCGTTGTGATCTTGCCAGGTGCGATGAGTTCACGCGGTGATGAGATTCTTAACGAGTTCACCACAAGTGCTTTAATGGGGACCGGGCAGTTCTGCACCAATCCTGGTTTGGTCTTGCTACTTGCCGGTGAAGAGACCGAAGCATTCATCGAACAGGTCAAGCAACGCTACGGCGGCGCGGCACCCGGAACTCTGTTATCACCTGCGGTCGCGTCAAGCTTGAAGTCGAGCGTGGAAACTTTGTGTGGATTCGGTGCTCAGTTGCTCGTTGGTGGCGGTGAAACCGAGCCCGGTCGATGTGCTCTCGCTAACACGCTTCTCCGAGCGTCCGCGGCGCAGTTCATCGACAATCCAGAAGGATTCCAGACGGAAGCGTTCGGAAATGCTTCGTTAATTGTCGTCGCAGATGATCTCGAACAATTGTGCAGCGTGATTGCCAGTCTTGAAGGCAACTTGACCGGATGCGTCTATAGCGACCCTGCAGGAAGTGATGACGAGGCCTACGATAAAGTTGCGTTCGAACTGATCCCTAAAGTCGGTCGTGTGCTGAACGACAAAATGCCGACCGGTGTAGCGGTTTCGGCAGCAATGAATCATGGCGGTCCATTCCCATCGACAGGACATCCCGGATTCACTGCGGTTGGTGTTCCGGCTAGCTTGATCCGTTTTGGAAAGCTGACCAGTTATGACAACGTACGGGCCGGTCGTTTGCCCGCGCTTCTTGGTGACAAGAACCCGACCGGAAGCACATTCCGGTTGATCGATGGTGCTTGGACCACCGGTGACGTCGGTTAA
- a CDS encoding mechanosensitive ion channel domain-containing protein, with the protein MRRHGLSLFCFFALVVFNGFSPTQLFAQLTLPEAKETPTVVEPVDDGLTVAAIDKELVDVEANSQLEEALKGRLVESLKRAKDSLAAVTANQEATKRFQSMLQQAPVRQGQLEDSIKQLAEKKVTVDENQSTTALTTKLATVTNEITSTAKRVSDLTSEPTRRRIRLTEIPELISKAEQQASEAKTLLEQPPAENASELERRVQKNSLRAKVKEQTAVAEALRAEQAAYMATAELLPLERQLAEATTQQLRVQAEKLQAVIAARQQQAAEETTTDMRKAVDAVPEALRDHAIANIKLAERNQELLAIEENAEIERLDVQAVYDDVQADMTTSEERIKAVGLTDALGLILRKQREEAVTLRSKYQPRADLTKKLNEYQIAAFQLEDNLEQIDQELSELEAATIDWKATSIPWGDLTREEAEWVLLRRRKDLIDTTLQSQNRVLQTMVVIDTQRRKLVKEVDRFTEFVDQHLFWTRSAPAFSVDELSRAPAAIKWVADPRAWQSVLGQVLATISSYPLKSFILTVAVIGLLLGRSRIRRVIDREGDIAHRSDATYSATLIALLGTVADSLCWPLVFLTFSFLLTATGTADSFVRGLGFGFGVVALYVASRELLRQICREKGLAMAHFDWGDTFRKYLRRHLRWYTLLGSLCVLVMAGFHEHPDTATRALATRIAATSLFILTAVFHHIIMRSKSPLHGEVVRHNPESNLYHFRKMIWVVAIAIPIVFGILAMAGYLDTTSRLGRSLQSTFLLLVVVVLTSGLISRWMMLKKRDLARQKAKELRARRAAEMQADASSPTAAAKEAGIVLHEEDIDFGAIDQQSRQTSFVISSILAIVGLGYIWSDVIPALKLFDEWAITIGSGEEAEKVSVLDAVIASISIAVTIYITRVLPGLFDLLVLGRTSLDSGARYAISTLLRYALIIFGAVFVMNLLSVPYDKLGWLLAAASVGLGFGLQEIVANFISGIILLLERPVRVGDVVTIDDTTGIVSRIQMRATTVTNWDRKELVIPNKDLITQKLLNWSLTNVVNRLTLKIGVAYGTDPNQVRRILFDVVTSHPEVMVDPAPLINFESFGDSSLDFVIRLYLEKLDNRIEITHQLNTAIANALSKANIEIPFPQRDVNFSFSDGTDIKTLGKNFGRGLDGCGDS; encoded by the coding sequence ATGAGACGGCACGGACTTAGCCTTTTCTGCTTCTTCGCACTCGTTGTGTTCAATGGATTCTCTCCAACGCAACTTTTTGCGCAGTTGACCCTTCCAGAGGCGAAGGAAACGCCGACAGTAGTCGAGCCTGTCGACGACGGATTGACTGTTGCCGCGATCGATAAAGAGCTTGTCGATGTAGAGGCCAATTCGCAGCTCGAGGAGGCCCTCAAAGGCCGCTTGGTTGAATCGCTTAAACGGGCCAAAGATTCATTGGCTGCTGTGACCGCGAACCAGGAAGCAACCAAACGCTTTCAATCGATGCTGCAACAAGCACCGGTTCGGCAAGGCCAGCTTGAGGATTCGATCAAGCAACTTGCTGAAAAGAAAGTGACTGTCGACGAAAACCAGTCAACGACTGCCCTGACTACCAAGCTAGCAACGGTCACCAACGAGATCACTTCAACGGCTAAAAGGGTTTCGGATCTCACATCGGAGCCAACTCGCCGGCGTATTCGATTGACTGAGATACCAGAGCTCATTTCCAAAGCGGAGCAGCAAGCAAGTGAAGCGAAAACTCTGCTAGAGCAACCTCCTGCTGAAAACGCGAGCGAGCTGGAACGTCGTGTTCAGAAAAACTCACTGAGAGCCAAAGTCAAAGAGCAAACCGCGGTCGCCGAGGCGCTCCGTGCTGAGCAGGCTGCCTACATGGCGACAGCAGAGCTATTGCCGCTGGAGCGTCAACTTGCAGAAGCAACCACGCAGCAGCTTCGCGTCCAAGCAGAGAAGCTGCAAGCTGTGATCGCAGCCCGGCAGCAGCAGGCCGCCGAGGAAACGACGACGGATATGCGAAAGGCAGTCGACGCGGTTCCTGAAGCTCTGCGAGACCATGCGATCGCAAACATCAAACTTGCCGAGCGCAATCAAGAACTTTTGGCTATCGAAGAAAACGCCGAAATCGAACGTCTTGATGTTCAAGCGGTTTACGATGATGTCCAAGCCGACATGACCACCAGTGAAGAGCGGATCAAGGCCGTTGGATTGACAGACGCACTCGGCTTGATTTTGCGGAAGCAACGCGAAGAAGCCGTCACACTTCGATCAAAATATCAACCTAGGGCAGATCTAACGAAGAAGCTCAATGAGTATCAGATAGCCGCGTTTCAACTCGAGGACAACCTTGAACAAATCGATCAGGAACTATCGGAGCTTGAAGCCGCAACGATCGACTGGAAAGCGACCTCGATTCCATGGGGTGATCTAACCAGAGAAGAAGCCGAGTGGGTCTTGCTGCGTCGTCGCAAGGACTTGATCGATACGACATTGCAAAGCCAAAACCGCGTGTTGCAAACCATGGTCGTGATCGACACGCAGCGACGAAAGCTGGTTAAAGAGGTGGATCGCTTTACCGAATTTGTCGACCAACACCTTTTCTGGACTCGCAGTGCCCCAGCCTTTTCTGTTGACGAATTGTCTCGAGCACCAGCGGCGATCAAGTGGGTTGCCGATCCCCGCGCTTGGCAAAGTGTCTTGGGGCAAGTTTTGGCAACGATATCAAGCTACCCCCTCAAGTCATTCATCTTGACGGTCGCAGTCATCGGTTTGCTGTTGGGGCGATCGCGGATTCGACGGGTGATCGATCGCGAAGGCGACATTGCCCATCGTAGTGACGCAACCTACAGCGCCACATTGATCGCGTTATTGGGAACCGTTGCGGATTCGTTGTGCTGGCCATTGGTCTTTCTAACCTTCAGTTTTTTGCTGACGGCAACGGGAACGGCGGATTCTTTTGTCCGAGGCTTGGGTTTCGGATTTGGCGTTGTCGCGTTGTATGTCGCATCGCGTGAATTGCTTCGTCAGATCTGCCGTGAGAAAGGCCTCGCGATGGCCCACTTCGATTGGGGTGATACATTTCGTAAATACCTTCGTAGGCACCTGCGTTGGTACACTCTGCTGGGAAGTTTGTGTGTCTTGGTGATGGCCGGATTTCACGAGCATCCCGATACGGCGACACGGGCACTCGCGACACGGATTGCAGCGACTTCGCTGTTCATTCTGACGGCGGTCTTTCACCACATCATCATGCGGTCAAAAAGTCCGCTTCACGGCGAAGTTGTTCGGCACAATCCCGAGTCGAATCTTTACCATTTCCGGAAAATGATCTGGGTCGTGGCCATTGCGATACCGATCGTTTTCGGGATTCTGGCGATGGCCGGTTACCTCGACACGACGTCTCGACTTGGCAGGTCGTTGCAGTCAACGTTTTTGTTGTTGGTCGTCGTGGTACTGACGTCCGGTTTGATCTCTCGCTGGATGATGTTGAAGAAGCGAGACCTTGCCCGTCAAAAAGCGAAAGAGTTAAGAGCGCGACGAGCCGCCGAAATGCAGGCCGATGCATCGTCGCCAACAGCCGCAGCGAAAGAAGCCGGAATTGTTTTGCACGAAGAAGACATTGACTTTGGGGCGATTGACCAACAGTCGCGTCAAACTTCATTTGTGATTTCGTCAATTCTAGCAATCGTGGGACTTGGGTATATCTGGAGCGATGTGATCCCGGCGCTCAAGCTGTTTGACGAGTGGGCGATCACAATCGGATCCGGCGAAGAGGCCGAGAAAGTAAGTGTGCTCGATGCTGTTATTGCTTCAATCAGCATCGCGGTGACGATCTATATCACAAGAGTCTTGCCCGGGTTGTTTGACCTGTTGGTGCTTGGACGCACTTCGCTCGATTCGGGGGCTCGTTACGCGATTTCGACCTTGTTGCGGTATGCTTTGATCATTTTCGGTGCTGTGTTTGTGATGAACCTGTTGAGTGTTCCGTACGACAAGCTTGGATGGCTTCTCGCTGCGGCCTCGGTCGGTTTGGGTTTTGGTCTTCAGGAGATCGTCGCGAACTTTATTTCAGGGATTATTTTGCTTCTGGAACGTCCCGTCCGCGTCGGTGACGTGGTCACAATCGATGACACCACGGGGATCGTCAGTCGTATTCAGATGCGAGCGACGACGGTGACGAACTGGGACCGAAAAGAATTGGTGATCCCCAACAAAGACTTGATCACACAGAAACTGTTGAACTGGTCGCTGACCAACGTTGTGAACCGGCTGACGCTAAAGATTGGTGTCGCGTATGGAACAGATCCGAACCAAGTTCGTCGGATTCTCTTTGACGTCGTTACCAGCCATCCCGAGGTGATGGTCGACCCCGCACCGCTGATCAACTTCGAAAGCTTTGGTGACAGTTCGTTGGATTTCGTGATTCGTTTGTATCTTGAGAAACTGGATAATCGAATCGAGATCACGCATCAATTGAACACCGCGATCGCGAACGCGTTGAGCAAAGCGAATATCGAGATTCCATTCCCACAGCGAGATGTCAATTTCTCGTTCTCTGACGGGACCGATATCAAAACGCTAGGAAAGAATTTCGGCCGCGGGTTAGACGGTTGCGGCGACAGTTGA
- a CDS encoding proprotein convertase P-domain-containing protein — protein MRCAVVVALSAALHSVSFADIIDSSGSGFAIPDDSSPGFSSIISITQNEMISGIEVDLFGLTHEWAGDLIATLESPHGSTTSLFYRPGAGQYGDGSDFNGDYTFADSGADLETELASINGATAAASGVYFAATDNGNFTSLVSTFAGEATAGDWKLTISDHVSADTGSLGGWGLRITSTAITAIPEPSHASALCVAGLVFLRRRRR, from the coding sequence ATGCGATGCGCGGTTGTCGTCGCACTTAGCGCTGCATTACACAGCGTTTCGTTTGCGGACATCATCGATTCGTCGGGTAGCGGTTTTGCGATCCCAGATGACTCGAGTCCAGGGTTTAGCTCAATCATTTCCATTACTCAAAATGAAATGATTTCCGGTATCGAAGTCGACTTGTTCGGCCTGACTCATGAATGGGCAGGCGACTTGATCGCGACGCTTGAATCACCACACGGTTCGACGACCAGCTTGTTCTATCGTCCCGGGGCTGGGCAATATGGCGACGGCTCGGATTTCAATGGTGACTACACGTTTGCAGATTCGGGTGCGGATCTTGAAACCGAACTGGCTTCGATCAACGGTGCCACAGCTGCCGCGTCAGGTGTTTACTTCGCCGCGACAGACAACGGAAACTTCACCAGCCTGGTATCGACCTTTGCCGGTGAAGCGACTGCTGGTGATTGGAAACTGACCATCAGCGATCATGTGTCTGCCGACACAGGTTCATTGGGCGGATGGGGATTGCGAATCACATCCACCGCTATCACGGCGATCCCAGAACCCAGCCATGCGAGCGCACTTTGCGTGGCCGGACTCGTCTTCCTACGCCGTCGTCGTCGCTAG